A region from the Kryptolebias marmoratus isolate JLee-2015 linkage group LG9, ASM164957v2, whole genome shotgun sequence genome encodes:
- the lamc2 gene encoding laminin subunit gamma-2 gives MGGGPSRPGDRLGVSHRPPLDKNNNNNNTVVHLVVVHLVVVHLVVDLLMWHQKPPSVMISHEISFFVDRLDEQPDSKWRPQLSSYQFQKLLQNLTAIKIRATFGENGRGYLDSVNLVSARRGGGVPARWVQTCSCPQGHEGEFCERCSAGFRRKVPADGAFSPCEPCSCRGGSCDPQTGDCYSADGTLAEQSCSEGFYRDRWGSCVKCPCPERTSCSLAAGSLEPRCEGCPPGTLGPNCNVCQEGFYGDPAGFSGVRTPCRLCSCNGHIDVSVAGSCDQRTGECLKCLNNTTGRNCEACQIGFYHSRPTDACKACNCDVRGSKSSQCDESGLCQCRQGFEGLRCHRSECPTCFNPVKAKMEVSADKLKDLEKLLSEMDGGLKPVSSSEMEGALRTAEEMVDNLQRDTKELTEMEKILQRRLADISQSQLTQGQEIQTIAKAAVDIRELQTIFKKKANEVQRLIDSMRRQLGEAKTKLSSIELPLRDAALSSDLPSLAETATTLADEHVTDADAVERTANEALSDSKESLTLVRSLVNRENKVKELIGDMNALYDQVSTQVKSLEKRGIERSAEAKSESEMATSMLKDIARLEQQLPPSLKEDVDAMVTWVGGLEKKSQENIWALEKLQDDIQEDQSAAHDLLNEGKAAQQDFNQLLDRVNAAKSEAEDAMKSIKSNTDELEDALSALRGFDQQIDLSKGQAEDAIKRLPGINATVQKAVGNNAETQAVLDSVSEDYNKALITINSLDNVANNLEEMLVSLPPHAGLLNIATKLNKEAQDLKTRAGVTAGGLNVELENAKQLDADAEETAAGVTAAVDKASKTRDAVWKTLEEVNNLLAKMNQTDVVDEKQVKLLEDSLADAQKEVEDNLRPRLRDMEEQEEAQRRQLVGINLDINSIMADIENLDHILEKIPSGCYNSPPIEEA, from the exons CTGTGGTCCACCTGGTTGTGGTACACCTGGTTGTGGTACACCTGGTTGTGGACCTGCTGATGTGGCACCAGAAGCCTCCATCAGTGATGATCAGTcatgaaatcagtttttttgtggACAGGCTGGACGAGCAGCCCGACAGCAAGTGGAGACCTCAGCTGTCCTCCTATCAGTTCCAGAAGCTTCTCCAGAACCTCACAGCCATCAAGATCCGGGCCACGTTTGGAGAAAACG GTCGAGGTTATCTCGACAGTGTGAACCTGGTCTCGGCGCGGCGTGGAGGCGGCGTCCCGGCCCGCTGGGTTCAGACCTGCAGCTGTCCTCAGGGACACGAGGGCGAGTTCTGCGAGCGCTGCTCGGCCGGGTTCAGGAGGAAGGTCCCGGCCGACGGAGCCTTCAGTCCCTGCGAGCCCTGCAGCTGCAGGGGGGGCAGCTGCGACCCCCAGACCGGAGACTGTTACTCTGCGGATGGGACGCTCGCGGAGCAGAGCTGCTCCGAGGGGTTCTACAGAGACCGGTGGGGGAGCTGCGTGAAGTGTCCCTGTCCAGAGAGGACGTCCTGCTCGCTGGCTGCTGGTTCTCTGGAGCCCCGGTGTGAAGGATGTCCTCCAGGAACCCTTG gtCCGAACTGTAACGTCTGTCAGGAGGGGTTTTATGGCGACCCGGCAGGCTTTTCCGGCGTGCGGACTCCCTGCAGACTCTGCAGCTGTAACGGACACATCGACGTCAGCGTGGCGGGAAGCTGCGACCAGAGAACCGGCGAATGTCTGAAGTGTTTGAACAACACGACCGGACGGAACTGTGAGGCCTGTCAGATCGGGTTCTACCACAGCCGGCCCACAGACGCCTGCAAAG CTTGTAACTGCGACGTTCGAGGCTCCAAGTCCAGCCAGTGCGACGAGTCCGGTCTCTGTCAGTGCCGACAGGGCTTTGAGGGTCTGAGGTGTCATCGGTCCGAATGTCCCACCTGTTTCAACCCCGTCAAAGCAAAG ATGGAGGTCTCTGCTGACAAGCTGAAGGACCTGGAGAAGCTGCTGTCAGAGATGGACGGAGGTTTGAAACCGGTCAGCAGCTCTGAGATGGAGGGCGCTCTGAGGACAGCCGAGGAGATGGTGGACAACCTGCAGCGAGACACCAAGGAGCTCACAG AGATGGAGAAGATTCTGCAGCGCCGTCTGGCGGACATCAGCCAGAGTCAGCTGACTCAGGGACAGGAGATCCAAACGATCGCCAAAGCAGCCGTGGACATCAGAGAACTGCAGACAATATTTAAGAAGAAAGCGAACGAGGTCCAAAGGCTGATCGACAGTATGAGACGCCAGCTGGGGGAGGCCAAAACCAAACTCAGCTCAATC GAGCTTCCTCTCCGAGACGCTGCTCTGAGTTCAGACTTGCCCTCTCTGGCTGAGACCGCCACGACTCTGGCCGATGA ACACGTGACGGACGCGGACGCTGTGGAGCGAACGGCCAACGAGGCTCTGAGCGACTCGAAGGAGAGTCTGACTCTGGTCCGAAGTCTGGTGAACAGAGAGAACAAAGTCAAGGAGCTGATTGGAGACATGAACGCTCT CTACGATCAGGTCTCCACTCAGGTGAAGAGTCTGGAGAAACGAGGGATCGAACGAAGCGCTGAAGCCAAGAGCGAGAGCGAAATGGCCACCAGCATGTTGAAGGACATCGCCAGGCTGGAACAACAGCTGCCTCCATCTTTGAAG GAGGACGTGGACGCCATGGTGACATGGGTGGGTGGGCTGGAGAAGAAGTCGCAGGAGAACATCTGGGCTCTGGAGAAGCTGCAGGACGACATTCAAGAAGACCAGTCTGCTGCTCATGACCTGCTGAATGAAGGCAAAGCTGCCCAGCAG GACTTCAACCAGCTGCTGGACAGAGTCAACGCTGCCAAATCTGAAGCCGAGGACGCCATGAAAAGCATCAAGAGCAACACAGACGAGCTGGAGGACGCCCTCAGTGCCCTGAGAG GCTTCGACCAGCAAATCGATCTCAGCAAAGGTCAGGCAGAGGACGCCATCAAACGTCTCCCAGGCATCAACGCCACGGTCCAGAAGGCTGTTGGCAACAACGCAGAAACTCAGGCTGTTCTGGACAGCGTGTCTGAGGATTACAACAAGGCACTGATAACCATCAACAGTCTGGACAACGTGGCCAACAATCTGGAG GAAATGCTTGTTTCGCTGCCGCCTCATGCTGGTTTGCTGAATATTGCCACCAAACTGAACAAAGAAGCCCAGGACCTGAAGACGAGGGCGGGGGTGACGGCGGGAGGCCTGAACGTAGAGCTGGAAAACGCCAAGCAGCTGGACGCCGACGCTGAGGAG ACGGCAGCGGGAGTGACTGCAGCTGTGGACAAGGCCTCCAAGACCCGAGATGCTGTGTGGAAAACCCTGGAAGAAGTCAACAACCTGCTGGCGAAGATGA ATCAGACCGATGTTGTGGATGAAAAGCAGGTGAAGCTGCTGGAGGACTCTCTGGCCGACGCTCAAAAGGAGGTGGAGGACAATCTGAGGCCTCGTCTCCGGGacatggaggagcaggaggaggcgcAGCGCCGCCAGCTGGTCGGGATCAACCTGGACATCAACAGCATCATGGCAGACATCGAAAACCTGGACCACATCCTGGAGAAGATCCCCAGCGGCTGCTATAACAGTCCGCCCATCGAGGAAGCCTAA
- the LOC108228504 gene encoding E3 ubiquitin-protein ligase TRIM21-like encodes MSAGSSLQSEDQFLCSICLDVFTDPVSTPCGHNFCKPCITQHWDSHSSCQCPICKKVFQTRPQVEVNTFIRELVAQFRHEAEQKTSSSSEQQAAEPGEVPCDVCSGTKLKALKSCLVCLLSYCQTHLEPHLTAARLKRHQLVDPVENLEDRMCSKHDKPLELFCKTDQTCVCMLCPVLDHKTHEFVPLREEYEGKKAELRKTEAEVQQMIQNRRLKIQELKESVKISNEAADREKAEGVQVFTDLMEAAERNKKSFIKEVEDKQKTTEKQAEDLIKDLEQEISELMKRSSEVKQLSCSEDHLHLLQSFSSLKAAPPTKDWTEVRVHPPSYEGTVVRALAQLDLRRTMKKLFEAELKRVQQSEVDLILDPETANPELILSDDGKQVSHGDVRKELPDNPERFSQCSCILGNQSFSSGRFYFEVQVKGKTDWDLGVARESINRKGEITLIPEDGFWTVWLRNRNEYKVAAGPPVRLSLQSGPEKVGVFVDYEEGLVSFYDVDAAALIYSFTGCCFTDKLYPYFSPSLNDGGKNSAPLIICPVNQSA; translated from the coding sequence ATGTCTGCCGGCAGCAGCCTGCAATCTGAGGATCAGTTCCTGTGCTCCATCTGTCTGGATGTCTTCACTGATCCGGTCAGCACACCATGTGGACACAACTTCTGTAAACCCTGCATCACCCAACACTGGGACTCTCACAGCAGCTGCCAGTGTCCCATCTGCAAGAAGGTGTTCCAGACAAGACCTCAAGTGGAAGTCAACACCTTCATCAGAGAGCTGGTTGCTCAGTTCAGACATGAAGCTGAgcagaaaaccagcagcagctcagagcaACAAGCTGCAGAACCAGGAGAAGTTCCCTGTGACGTCTGCTCTGGAACCAAGCTGAAGGCCCTGAAGTCCTGCCTGGTGTGTCTGCTGTCCTACTGTCAGACTCACCTGGAGCCTCATCTGACAGCTGCACGTCTGAAAAGACATCAGCTGGTGGATCCTGTGGAGAACCTGGAGGACAGGATGTGTTCGAAGCACGATAAACCTCTGGAGCTGTTCTGTAAGACCGACCAGACATGTGTCTGCATGCTCTGTCCTGTTTTGGACCACAAGACCCATGAGTTTGTTCCTCTGAGAGAAGAATATGAAGGAAAGAAGGCAGAGCTGAGGAAGACAGAGGCTGAAGTTCAGCAGATGATCCAGAACAGACGACTGAAGATCCAGGAGCTCAAAGAGTCGGTGAAGATCAGTAACGaagctgcagacagagagaaagcagAAGGTGTTCAGGTCTTCACTGATCTGATGGAGGCTGCTGAGAGGAACAAGAAGAGCTTCATAAAGGAGgttgaagacaaacagaaaactacagaGAAACAGGCTGAAGATCTCATCAAAGATCTGGAACAGGAGATCTCtgagctgatgaagaggagctcTGAGGTGAAGCAGCTCTCCTGCTCTGAAgaccacctccacctcctccaaaGCTTCAGCTCCCTGAAAGCTGCTCCACCCACCAAGGACTGGACCGAGGTCAGAGTTCATCCTCCATCATATGAGGGGACTGTGGTGAGAGCTTTGGCTCAGCTGGACCTCAGGAGAACCATGAAGAAGCTGTTTGAGGCTGAGCTGAAGAGGGTCCAACAGTCTGAGGTGGATCTGATTCTGGATCCTGAAACTGCAAATCCTGAACTCATCCTGTCTGATGATGGAAAACAAGTGAGTCATGGTGATGTGAGGAAGGAGCTTCCAGACAACCCAGAGAGATTTTCCCAGTGTTCCTGTATTTTAGGAAATCAGAGTTTCTCTTCAGGCAGATTTTACTTTGAGGTTCAGGTTAAAGGAAAAACTGACTGGGATTTAGGAGTGGCCAGAGAGTCCATCAACAGGAAGGGAGAGATCACACTGATTCCTGAGGATGGTTTCTGGACTGTTTGGTTGAGAAACAGAAATGAGTACAAAGTTGCAGCTGGTCCTCCAGTCCGTCTCAGTCTCCAGTCTGGTCCTGAGAAGGTGGGGGTGTTTGTGGATTATGAGGAGGGTCTGGTCTCCTTTTATGATGTTGATGCTGCAGCTCTGATCTACTCCTTTACTGGCTGCTGCTTCACTGACAAACTTTACCCGTACTTCAGTCCTTCACTTAATGATGGAGGTAAAAACTCAGCTCCTCTGATCATCTGTCCTGTCAATCAATCAGCCTGA